In Flammeovirgaceae bacterium 311, one DNA window encodes the following:
- a CDS encoding aminopeptidase (COG4324 Predicted aminopeptidase) produces the protein MLKKIGLGLLLLLIVLAIWQRELISYGIMQGQGQFEVLWNARSLDEIMEDPTVPDSLKQRLVLVGDVREWGVGRLGLAETKNYTTLYDQKGKDILWVITACRPYALENKEWHFPIVGTVSYKGFFDYEKAQAEEAVLKAEGWDTNIRSVGAWSTLGWFRDPILSNLLFRLEGDLVNTILHELTHATVFVKDSLTFNENLASFIGHEGALQYMAETWGADSEQLRRYQERYEDRNIFSNHVLRGLGRLDSLYNSFTPQTTVRQKEARKQQLIRQIIAETGSLPLNRAAEWQAFFAALEPNNAYFMSYERYESGQEKLEEQLQQQFKGDLKQFLEYYKDRHGR, from the coding sequence ATGCTAAAGAAAATTGGTCTGGGGCTGCTTCTGTTGCTGATTGTGCTCGCTATCTGGCAGCGTGAGCTCATCAGCTATGGCATTATGCAGGGCCAGGGGCAGTTTGAGGTGCTCTGGAATGCCCGGTCACTCGACGAAATTATGGAAGACCCCACCGTTCCCGACAGCCTGAAGCAGCGGCTGGTGTTGGTAGGAGATGTAAGGGAGTGGGGCGTTGGCAGGCTTGGCCTGGCAGAGACTAAAAACTACACCACCCTCTATGATCAGAAAGGCAAAGACATTCTTTGGGTAATAACAGCCTGCCGCCCCTATGCGCTGGAGAATAAGGAATGGCACTTTCCCATAGTAGGTACTGTATCTTACAAAGGGTTTTTCGATTACGAAAAGGCACAGGCCGAAGAAGCTGTACTGAAAGCCGAGGGCTGGGATACCAACATTCGCAGTGTGGGCGCCTGGAGCACCCTGGGCTGGTTTAGAGATCCTATTTTAAGTAACCTGCTTTTCAGGCTGGAGGGCGACCTGGTTAATACCATATTGCACGAACTTACGCATGCAACAGTGTTTGTTAAAGACTCCCTGACGTTTAATGAAAACCTGGCCAGCTTTATAGGGCATGAGGGGGCGCTGCAGTACATGGCCGAAACCTGGGGTGCCGATTCTGAACAGCTGCGCAGGTACCAGGAGCGCTATGAAGACCGGAATATTTTTAGTAATCATGTGCTAAGAGGGTTAGGCCGCCTCGACAGCCTCTACAACAGCTTTACGCCTCAAACAACAGTCAGGCAAAAAGAGGCACGGAAACAGCAGCTCATCAGGCAAATCATAGCCGAAACCGGCAGCCTGCCGCTGAACAGAGCCGCAGAGTGGCAGGCCTTCTTTGCTGCTCTGGAACCGAACAATGCGTATTTTATGTCGTATGAAAGATATGAGAGCGGTCAGGAAAAACTGGAGGAACAACTGCAGCAGCAGTTTAAAGGTGATCTTAAGCAGTTTTTAGAATATTATAAAGACCGCCACGGACGTTAA